DNA from Fusarium falciforme chromosome 7, complete sequence:
ACAATAGTCAGGCCCCCACTTCGGGATAATGACGCCCAGTATGAGAATGTTGCTGAGGACGCTATCCCAGATACTCGTGTCCAGTGGAAAACCTTGGGCACTTCCGCTGGGCCGCAGGATCAGAATCATTTTGCGGATAAGCTTCTCTGCACCCGAGTTGAATTCGAACAAAATATTGAACCGAGCATCATGTTGATCGCTAAATATGAAAGTGTTACCTCCGTACAGCAATGGCGTCACCTCATCAGTAATCTGGCGGCAAACGAGAAGTAGCCCAGGAAAAGCGCTGGGGCCAGATGTGAGGTTTTGTGGACGATGACGGCGAGACTGGCGGCAATAATCATCGAGCCCACACGGTTCATAGGGCGGTTCGTCGTCGGTATCCTCTTCGGGGTCCAAAGatgcggaggaggaggagtccCACGATTCGATTatatcctcgtcgtcaaacGCGACCACATCACGCCAATCGCTAGGGCGGTTTTGCGGGCGAAGAGGCCAGGAGCAGTCGAAGCAGAGGTTCTGGGGGATGCAGAAGTGAAAGATGTGCAGACGGATCTCCAGTGGCATGGATAGAAGGGTGAGAGGTGCCCTCGGGCGCGAGGTGGGAATACTGGGTGCCATTGTCATTCTTGCCGCACCTCTTGGGCATtgggagaagaaagaggatAATGTGAGAAAAGCACGGAGGGATTGGAGATGTGGACTGCCTTTAAAAACTCTTAGGTGACACAGGGAGGCCGACCGCGACTCCGCGTCACCATGACTACATTGGCGGGAGAGGCCGTTGTCTGTTTGGTCCTGTTATTCACTGCGTTCCCACTGCCATTTTCCAATAGGAGAGCTAATAACAAAACACGGAGTTTGTTTGAAAGGTAATAACCGTGGTGGATGTATATTGGCCCTCCCGCATAGCTTAATAGATGTATCGAAACCCCGGTTGGGGAAGCTGACGGTTTGACCCGGCGTTGGTTTTGCCGCCGGTCCCAGTCTCCTTATCCTGCCCACCTTCAGCTCGCTCAAGCTTCTTATTTTCCCACTTGTGGATGTAGCGTAGCAAAAGGGCGAGCAGAGCGACGACAACACAAATGGCAGCGTTGGCACTACCTCCGGGTCGATATTGAGGGCTATCGCTGCTGGGGTAAAGATACGATCCGTAGATGGTTGCGGTATTGCCAATCATGTTGCAGATGGCAATTGCGGCTGAACGTTTGACAAGCGGACGGGGGAAGGAATTTGCTACCCACGATACAATGATTTGGTCTGGGGGGAAATTAGTGAATGGTCGAGGCGAGGTTGCACAAGCGAACCTACAGGAGGACACAGCGCCCATCGGCATGAGAAACATGGCAAAGAAGCGAGCTCCAACAACAGTGGTCCCGGCGGCAATCGCGTTTCCGACGGCTGCCAGCAGCATGAGACAAACAATGTGCAAGGATCTGTCGTTTGTCTTTGCGGAGCTCAAGGTTACACAGATGGAGAGAAGGAAAGTGGTAAACTATTCGGCTGTTAGCAAACAAACACGAAAACAGGCGACCCATAAAGGAAACAGATCAAACACATACCCAAGCTGGAGCCGTAAGCCATAGGGTAACAATACGGCCATAACCGAGCGTTCCAACGATTGTGGGGAAGAAGTATTGGAAAGTCTGCGACAGCAAGCTAACATGTtggatgaggacgaagacgTATACCCGGTAGTCACGGACGGCCATCTTGACTCCATCCCATACGGTTTGTTCCCCGTATGTATCGGCCTCGCTGATGTCCTGGGCGAGTCTCCAGGCAGCAAAGGCACGTTCCTCTTGGGTCAACCATTTGGTGGTATGGGGGTAGTCGGGAAGAATGAAGGCGGCAAGCATGGCGAAAGCGATGGCTGCCACGCCCTCCTGATGGATTCAAGCTGTGTGAGTAGAGGTGTCGTTTCTATAGAGGAGGAAGGCTTACGATGATGAAcaaccatctccatccttcGATTCCCTTAGACCCTTCAAGCCCACCAAGAATGGCCGCGCCTAGCAGGCCACCAAACATGTTCGCCAGGGCATTTCCAGCATAAAGCCAGGCCACGCGGCGAATAAGCTCAGCACGAGTGTACCAGGAACTCATGAGAAAGATGGCGCCGGGGAAGAAGGGGGCCTCAACAAAACCAAGGAAGAATCGAATGACCACAAGGTGCGTGAAGGAGTGCGCAGCGGCATTACACGTCGACACAACTCCCCATAGGCAACAAGAGGCACTGAGGTACAAAGAGGGTCGTACGCGAGTGAGAAGCAAGTTGGACGGCAGCTGCATCAGCAGATAGCCGACGAAGAAGATCGATGTGGCCAAGTTAAAGTCGGTGCCAGACATTTCCAGATCCACCTCAAGGGTACCCTGCCGGGCTTGGGCAAGATTCGAGCGGTCCAGGAAGTTGAGCAAGTACATGATGACGAGCGTGGGCATGAGCCGCATGTCGACTTTTCGAAGCGTTCTTTTGTCAAGTTCATTCTGCCACTCTGTGCTCTGGTTATTAAACCACTCCGTCCACACTTCGATGCTTGTCTCGTGGTTGGCAGGGGAtttgatggcaccagcacTCTTGGCTTCTTCCAGCTCAATAGATGCTTTGGCGTCCATAATGTGACAAGATGTAAACAGTTGAGACGAACAGGATTGAGAATACGCCAGCTCACGTTAATGAGGGGCTGTGCTACCTAGATATAACTGTCCGACCACAAGATCTTCAGAGCGTATCCGCTCGCTTGACGGAAACATACCATCGGCAGAGGAGAACTCAAGTGATAGACCAACCACCAACTTCAGTAGACGCTGGGATCGGCATGGAATGCAACATCACGCATACCCCGCAAACACTTCCGAGGCAATCTGAGCGGAGGAGGGACCAGATGTAGGTCCGAGATGGTCCTATGATCGTAGGTGTCGGATAAAGACTTCATGGTTCCCCGCAATCAATATGTTTCCCCAGCTATGACCATCGTTATCCGCTGATCATAGCGGGTTGATGATCCTGGTATGCTCCACTGTTGTTGCGGGAGCATGGACAACCCTGACTCGTGCTCGTCTGTTTAGGGAAGGGATCAACAGTTGCAACTGACGTAGCTCTTTTTTGTGATAGGATATCGAACGACTACGGGCTAGTATCGATTTGAGGGCAAAGGAGAATATCCGGTGTAATGTCTTTTGATGACTTGCAAGAGTAACAAAGATAGTTTTTACCATACAAGGCATGGTAGAACACAACCCATGGTCACCGTAATAGTGTCGTCTAATCAAATATCTAAACACCTCGAATCCTCTTCACCTCCTACCATCGCCGCCCACTGTGTACAGGATGATAAAGCGGCTCAAACCCCGGCAAAGCATCGCCCTTTTCAGCACTCCATTCGCTAACACTCTCTTTGCCCTCACGACACAGTTGATCCTTTATaatccttctctctctcgccAACTCCAGCTCCTCTACCGTCGTTTCAGGCAGCGGAGACCAAATGTCGATCTTGGTCGCATGCTGCACATGCTGCTCCATCCGGTCACCAAAGTTACTCCGTTGTAAGTCCTCTATGGTCGGCGTTCTCGTAGCCCTCCATACGAGCGAGAGCGGTTGCGACGCAGTTGTTGTTCCGACCGTCGGGGTCGGTGAAAGACCTGCCATGAGCATACCTGGTGCCCATGGCGTACATGGACGCCATGTCTATTTCGGGAGCGGGCCTAGGAGTCGCAGGCTGCATGGCGGCTAGCAAAGGGTCGGTGCTTGGGTCCGGCAAGGTCAGAGTGTTGAACGAGAATTGCGACTGGCGGCTTTGACCAGGAGATGTATCAAAGTCGGAGTAAGACGTGGAAAGAAAAGGCGCCGGGAACATGTTGTTGTCGTAGGGAAATCCTGACGACCCGGTGTCGTCCATTGTGttgtatagggtaggtagtTGATGTGACAGAATGCTGAATGCTGGCTGATGATGAATGATATAGAAATGCGCGAGAGTTTTGTTTATGTTTGCGTGTTAGTTTGAGTTTCCGTCGCCAGGAAAATAGATGATTGGTACCAATTTAATATTGAATCATGATGTCTTGTCTTTGGCGGCCTCGCCTTGGCAGCTGATTCGAGTTGTTGTCGTAGCACAGCCCCCCCTGATTTCTCGAGACGCCACACGAGACCTTGTTGTCATAGTCTCCATAGGCAGTATAGGCAATGTTGTTAGCCTAGATCTGAGACATCCGAAGGTACGGTTATGGCGCAGTCAGTCTCGTAGTGCTGGGCGTTCTAGAAGGCTCACTTCTGAGGATGGCAGGCAGTTTGGCGGCTGTGCACGGAGGTAAATATGTGGCTTTCTTCACCTGTGGGCCTGTGGCTTTACTTGTGGCTTCACAGCTTGGATGCCTAGCTCGCCCAAGTGGGGCTAGCCGCCTTTGAGCTTCACCTTGTGTTGCTCCACGGGCACTTCACATTCACGCTCTTTCAGGCTTCATTTGAAGAGCAGAGCGATTTGATTCTTCTCGTCGCCATCTTCATTATGGGCCAGCGACACCAGCTGTTCGTCATCGCCCGCGTGGGTAAGCACTATCGCTCCCTCGCTGCCGTCCATCACCAATGGCTCTACGGCGTATCGGCCCTACGTTCATGCCTTCGACTCCTCCGCATCTTTTCAGACCCGGGCAACCGTTTGGCCCTCAAACACGAGCTGGACCTCGCTGTTTCTTTCTTCAAGGACAAGCCTCCTCCCTCTGAGCCAGAAGAATACCAAGATGCCGAAAGCACCACCTGCCCTTTCCCCTTCATCACGACTTGTCTGGCCATCGGTGCTAGCTATGACTCCAAGACGGGCCAAGTCCAGGCCATTCACGAGCTTCGATACGACATGGGTTATGACCAAGGCGACAACAATGACGGTATAACCGTGATTGACGTTACTGACCTGGACCATGTGCGCTATTGCTTTGTGAACTTTGGCAGTGAGTCGTCTCTTGTGTTGACGTCGAGTGGCCTTGACTGACAGCTGTATTTTAGGCGGTGATATCTATGCggcagatgaagatgatgcggACCCTCAGAGTGAGGTAGGTATAAATAGAGAGACCAGCTGACGCAACCGACTCTTGAACACGCATCTGAATGGGCAAGGGCCATTTTGCGTCGTTGTCGTCACTATGTCTTTCCTCTTTCGAATTCACCTTGCTAACAAGACTTCCAGTTCGCACATGTCCCTCGTATCTAGCTAAGCTAAGTCGGATTGTCTAACAAGTGAATAGACGCTCCCCATTCCGACAACCCCGCTACCGAAACCCCCTTGACCGGACGAGAATACCTGAGAGGCTACTACAGCGAGTCAGATGAGATGGTGCAAAGGAACACGGAGGTTATCGAGGCGCTCGATAATACGCctcttgtcgaggaggtggCACTTGCAAGTACGGACGATCTCTGCGTTCAAAGCTGTTACGGCACTATACTAACCTTTGCAGGAGCCTGGCCGTGGGGTGGCTGGAAAGATGAAGCTAAACTCAAGGCTGCCGAGCCGCTGCACAACGCCCAGGATGTGAACACGACCAAGTCACTCCGAGATATGGCTGCTGCCAAACTGTTCGACCGTCTTCTCACCTCGATAAATGATGATTTCGACCCTTCCCTTCTGGATGAAGTCCGAAATTTCCCCGGCTTTCAGCGGATGGTCAAGGAATACCTTATCTGCCACCCTGAAAAGGTTGGCCCAACGCAGGCCTCGgcccatcttcttcagctaGCCTACGCTGGTGAGGAATGTCTGGAGTGGAATCTCTTCACGAAACTCGACCCCAAGACGATCAAAGCCGCCCTCACATCCGACGCGTTGAAGGGTGCCACAGGGATCAGCCTTACGGCCTTGCAGAACAGTGAGCCTGCAGAGCTCTTGGCAGCCCTGTCCTCTCTCGACCGCCTCCATACCCTGCAGGCCTTGGATCGGCCAGACCGCGAAGATGAAGGCGCCAGCAACCGACTGTTTGATGCTCTCGCCGAGTCAGACCATCATCTggccctcaagaagctgaCGCTCACTGGCCTGTATGCAAACGGAATCCGTCAGAACATCTGGCGCCCCTACCGAGACCATCCCAAGACACTGCCGGCGTTCCCAGTGGTGCAACTGCTTGTCAGCCATGAGGGAAAGGATAGCGGCTTTGTCGCCTCTTCTGAATTACAACTCGAGTCGTTCTACCTTGGCGATGCCCCCCTGCCCCCGACCAGATTCATCAACGGCCTTTTCCAATATATCGCATCCCAGGTGCTGTGTTTGCTCAGCTACAACGGAACTGGCCTCCAGTGTGCACACTGCTTCTCGTGCGGACCTTCGGCCCTTGGAGAAGACAAATCTTCAGAGATTACAGCACTCCCGGCTGAGGCATATGCCATCGCAAAGGGATCGTACCACTCCAGTGCCTACAAAGGCGTACAGTCTAAGCTGCGGGATCTCACCCGCGATGGCTGGATGGCTGTTGTATCTAAGAAGAGCGACACTGAGTTCGCGGGTGTCGACAGCCCTAGCACCACTCGCATGCGGTTCAAGTACGCGTTCGTCCGCTCCAATGCGACCATCCAGGTCGATCAGAAGCACTGGAGGGGTTCTGATATCCAGCCTGCCGAGCTCGAAGTGGTGGACATGAAGGAATTCCTTCACAAGACTACACCTGAAGCCGACACGAGCAAACTTGCCTACCACGTTTCCAACCTCGAAGATACTCTTGTGCAGGCTACGCGTGCACGAACCATCGTGACAACACCTGATGAAGAGCCCCTTTTCTCTTCACTCAGCCCTGATGAGGCCTGTGTCATACTGAACAAGTTTGTCAGTGCGATGCCGCAGGTGCAGAAGACTGTGGCGAGAGGCTCGAGATGGGGCATCGGGGGTAAGTGCAACTTTGCCTTGCCGTTGCTTGGATGGAAAGCTAATGTGTTCGTTTTAGAAGATGCTTGGATCTCCAAGCTCGGGTTTGATGCCGATGAGAAGGACTGATTTTTTTGAACGCGAGGCCAAAGCATTTCGGCGCCCTTTGATCGAACGACATGTCTCGTTCGTGTCATGGATTTGTGTCTTTTGGCTTTCAACAGTGGCAAGGGCATCTTCTGAGTAGAGTTGGGTATGGGGCCACCTGTCAGGCACCAGTGCTTCGCGAGGTTATCTAACCTTCTGTAATGATTAGTACAAGGTGTCATGTAGCCTTTTGTAGATCATCCAACTGAAGTGTGTTGAGTTATGTACCCTCATTCGTTTTGCAGCCGTTATCGGATGGTGAATAAAGGCTGTTAGAATCTCTCTATCGCGGAAGCTTGCACATCTCTCCGAGTCTGCCCTGGAATGACCTTTATCGGCACAGGCAGGGGCAGAAGACCAACGTGACTCGCTCATATCCATTGCACAGCCCCCATTTGACCAAGTTTATGCCAAGTTGATAGTTCACAGGCGTCAATCAAAGGCCAAGCTTCCTAGCCAGGAACGGAGATGGTGGTCTTGATCCGCGAGCCAACCAACTTCCCCCATGGTTCACTCGAGGCCTGCCAAGCTGCCACCGTCCCAAGCCTCGCCAAGCCTCACGAGGTGAACAAAGACGTAGACCCCTGGACTTGGCAAGCTTAAAGTTCTGCCCGACAACTTGACATGGCGTGCGCTAAACATGGTCCTACGGATCCGCTCGGGCTGTGCATTGCCATAGCGCTTGGGCTGACAGGCTGCTGCGGGTCGAGCCTGGGCGGAAGGCTTCCATTCCCGGGATCGATCGATATTTGAACTCTGATATCGACTGATATCTAGGTCATCCGTTTGGCCGGTTTGAATGCCACGCGGTCTCGATGTTTATAAGCTTTGCTCTTTGTTCATTAAGTGGTGAGACTCTGGGCTCTTATGGTTGCGAAAATTCCGTGTTCCGTCTTAATGCAGGGGATTCCTGACTACGAGTCAGGTCACTGCATCCTCCAAGCCACCATAATCCAACTGCATCACAGACACCGCGCGCGTAGAATCAAATTGCCTACTGCGAATTTCGCGCTGATATTGTCTCAGTTGGCCCATCACCAAGTTTCAGCCGGAAAAGGATGTTGACGATTAGCTTTGGTCCAAACACCGCATTCGGCGCCAAAAGGTCAAACGCCATTCCAGCCAGGACGCGATGTCGGCGATCAGCTTTTCAGTACCCGATGTCATCTCGCAATTGAGCGTCTCGCTTAATTATCTTGACAAGGTGGCGGCCACTGCTCAAAGTGATCTTCAAGATGGGTACTGATGGGAACCTGGTTATAGCTCCAATTCCAGGGTCCATGGACTCGGCATTCAGGGGATCAGATGCAAACCAAGGCGAGTGCCAAGTTCGACGACGGATTTCCACAGCGCTAAGCGTGGCTATCAGCCCCTGCACCGTCTAGCCAGAGACAGTTGTCTTGACCAGAACGTGGCTGTTGGTGTCGAGGCCCGAGACCTCTTGTAGCGGGGAAGGGTCGGAATGCCATTCCGTGTCTTCTTAATAGTTGTGTGTGCCCCCCAAAGTTCTGGAAAGATTCTTGTTTCTTTTGCTGGATGTTGAACGTTTTGATCATTCCTCttgggaggatgatgacatcTGTCGATCAAGAGATTTGCCAACAATTACGCGTTTTCCAAGTCACCTCGGTTGTTTCTTCTTAGACTTCATTCACGACCACCACGACATTTCAATATGGCCAATGGACCACCACCAGACGGGGTTGGGGAGACCGAATCCAAGGGTCCTATCCTCCTAGATCTGAACATCGCCCTGATTGTTTTGACGACGACTGTCATGGCAACACGGTTGTACGCGCGCGGCATCGTGACTAAGGCCCTTGGATTGGATGATGTGATAGCGATATTTGCATTCGTAAGAGCACCCAACTGACTGTGTTCTGTCATGTCGACTCACTCTTATTTGACTAGTGTCTCGCTATTACTTTGTCCATCCTTGAGATCACGGCGGTTGGGAAGGGTGCCGGAGCCCCGATGAGCACCCTCTCCCCAGAGCAGATCAATGCCTTTTTCTCCGTAAGTCAAGATCTGATTGAGTTGGTGAGAGTGATGCTAACTTAGACTTGTTCAAGCAACTGCCAATTAATCAACTAATCTTCTTCCTGGCTTGCGGCTTCGTCCGCCTttccatcttggcctttcTTCCTCGCCTGAGCAGAGACCGTAAGTGACTTGGCTCATGCTAATAATCAGGAATTAATTTCGTGATCAGGTATTTTCATGAGATACATCTGGGCAACTGGAGCTGTCATTGTCACTATCACTCTGACGGCATTCTTCTTTGTTCTCACAGAGTGCGATCCTATCGTGTATGTTGATGGCCTGAGTACAAGAGTGTTGCTTTCTAACTCTCTCAGTGACCTTTTCCACGCTGCAAAACCCAACAAAAAGTGCATCAGTAAACAAAAAGAGGCTTACATGATGTGGGCACATGCCATTGTTGGCATCTTCATCGACGCCGCTCTATTCGCTCTTCCGATCTGGGTAATTCGAAATAAGATGGCCGCTGGCGCGAAAGCCGTCAAAGTCATTCTCGTCTTTTGTGTCGGCTTGTTCGCTATCATGACGGGAATCATTCGACTCAGTTTTATCGTCACCACTGACTTTAGCGTCAACACGTTCGTCACATGATTGTCTCATCCTGCTCAGAGCTCTTGCTAACATCGACATAGGACCTACAAGATGTATCGAGTGGCCCCTTGGACCGTTCTTGAAGTCCATGTAGGCCTCTGGTGCGGGTGCTTCCCAGCTCTTCAGCCCCTCCTTCGCATCATCTCCTTCAAACTCGGCCTCCGAAGCCATCTGGAGAGCACCTACAAAAGAACAACACGGAACATGGGGACAGGCGCTCCAAGTAGTCACAACTGGCGTTCAAGCGGGTATATCAAGCAACAGAGTGCTATCGATCAAGAGCAGGAAA
Protein-coding regions in this window:
- a CDS encoding MFS domain-containing protein, which produces MDAKASIELEEAKSAGAIKSPANHETSIEVWTEWFNNQSTEWQNELDKRTLRKVDMRLMPTLVIMYLLNFLDRSNLAQARQGTLEVDLEMSGTDFNLATSIFFVGYLLMQLPSNLLLTRVRPSLYLSASCCLWGVVSTCNAAAHSFTHLVVIRFFLGFVEAPFFPGAIFLMSSWYTRAELIRRVAWLYAGNALANMFGGLLGAAILGGLEGSKGIEGWRWLFIIEGVAAIAFAMLAAFILPDYPHTTKWLTQEERAFAAWRLAQDISEADTYGEQTVWDGVKMAVRDYRVYVFVLIQHVSLLSQTFQYFFPTIVGTLGYGRIVTLWLTAPAWFTTFLLSICVTLSSAKTNDRSLHIVCLMLLAAVGNAIAAGTTVVGARFFAMFLMPMGAVSSYQIIVSWVANSFPRPLVKRSAAIAICNMIGNTATIYGSYLYPSSDSPQYRPGGSANAAICVVVALLALLLRYIHKWENKKLERAEGGQDKETGTGGKTNAGSNRQLPQPGFRYIY
- a CDS encoding uncharacterized protein (Expressed protein), with amino-acid sequence MAPSIPTSRPRAPLTLLSMPLEIRLHIFHFCIPQNLCFDCSWPLRPQNRPSDWRDVVAFDDEDIIESWDSSSSASLDPEEDTDDEPPYEPCGLDDYCRQSRRHRPQNLTSGPSAFPGLLLVCRQITDEVTPLLYGGNTFIFSDQHDARFNILFEFNSGAEKLIRKMILILRPSGSAQGFPLDTSIWDSVLSNILILGVIIPKWGPDYCDEFGGIYPREGMGKWTAWLTSILQYLDRALPKTTKVVMDTNEEETTDQVVNKEMSGRCVFQRLHAGDGIFRRGEFAIRTKQLDESDYDDYDYDDYPTSCRDIIGDRDYYLYYSD
- a CDS encoding uncharacterized protein (Expressed protein) → MGQRHQLFVIARVGKHYRSLAAVHHQWLYGVSALRSCLRLLRIFSDPGNRLALKHELDLAVSFFKDKPPPSEPEEYQDAESTTCPFPFITTCLAIGASYDSKTGQVQAIHELRYDMGYDQGDNNDGITVIDVTDLDHVRYCFVNFGSGDIYAADEDDADPQSEFAHVPHAPHSDNPATETPLTGREYLRGYYSESDEMVQRNTEVIEALDNTPLVEEVALARAWPWGGWKDEAKLKAAEPLHNAQDVNTTKSLRDMAAAKLFDRLLTSINDDFDPSLLDEVRNFPGFQRMVKEYLICHPEKVGPTQASAHLLQLAYAGEECLEWNLFTKLDPKTIKAALTSDALKGATGISLTALQNSEPAELLAALSSLDRLHTLQALDRPDREDEGASNRLFDALAESDHHLALKKLTLTGLYANGIRQNIWRPYRDHPKTLPAFPVVQLLVSHEGKDSGFVASSELQLESFYLGDAPLPPTRFINGLFQYIASQVLCLLSYNGTGLQCAHCFSCGPSALGEDKSSEITALPAEAYAIAKGSYHSSAYKGVQSKLRDLTRDGWMAVVSKKSDTEFAGVDSPSTTRMRFKYAFVRSNATIQVDQKHWRGSDIQPAELEVVDMKEFLHKTTPEADTSKLAYHVSNLEDTLVQATRARTIVTTPDEEPLFSSLSPDEACVILNKFVSAMPQVQKTVARGSRWGIGEDAWISKLGFDADEKD